A stretch of Myxococcus hansupus DNA encodes these proteins:
- a CDS encoding MarR family transcriptional regulator, producing MPTRPSHSSTPAAGPRYERLRRLAQRFPELDARAIETCIVLLRASHDLSGAYEAHLGRHGLSLGRFTVLVRLYSTEDVESAGALTPADLAESSGVSRATMTGLLDTLEKDGLICREDHPEDRRMYTVRLTPKARQLIEDMLPDHYRRIAALMAPLSDEEHTTLRALLAKVSEGLHLLKEP from the coding sequence GTGCCGACCCGACCTTCCCACTCCTCGACCCCCGCGGCTGGACCTCGCTACGAGCGGCTCCGGCGTCTGGCACAGCGTTTCCCCGAACTGGACGCGCGCGCCATCGAGACGTGCATCGTCCTGCTGCGGGCCTCGCATGACCTGTCGGGCGCCTACGAAGCCCACCTGGGCCGCCATGGCTTGTCACTGGGGCGCTTCACGGTGCTGGTGCGCCTGTACTCCACCGAGGACGTGGAGAGCGCGGGGGCGCTCACGCCGGCGGACCTGGCGGAGAGCTCCGGTGTCAGCCGCGCCACGATGACGGGGCTGCTGGACACGCTGGAGAAGGATGGCCTCATCTGCCGTGAGGACCATCCGGAGGACCGGCGCATGTACACGGTGCGCCTCACGCCCAAGGCCCGGCAGTTGATTGAAGACATGCTGCCGGACCACTACCGGCGCATCGCCGCGTTGATGGCGCCCCTGAGCGACGAGGAGCACACCACGCTGCGCGCGCTGCTGGCCAAGGTCTCCGAGGGGCTCCACCTGCTCAAGGAGCCCTGA
- a CDS encoding mucoidy inhibitor MuiA family protein, whose product MYIFGIGLMAASVLGATLEAPVTSVTVYSDQAQVVRSGSVTVHGSQRVAFPRLPQRTDIDSVRVEAEGAEVSHVDVRAVKGEAFSQDEARKLITQMEDLDVALARLDAERDVHQAQIEALRRVRPKVSGDGEAARAQAHPSGWSTAASFLVDTLARLDARIRALEAQAETLRKQQQQHKVRAAALGKTFGEQGFEVAATLAGQGATKVKLTYLTRGARWHPRYELQLQPESQRMQMAFYGRVSQETGEDWEGARLTLSTALPANATAMPRLTTWKLGIRERFIPSPPQHREALRPAPAAPASNLRATSSPEQVLRARLLVMAGERPQTPPEPAKARDAEAQHEGRLSTLMGSVLDARTRQTLPHVVVTATSSSLQGEQVVETNARGEYRIPALPSGLYTLHFEREGSKTYARDQISLRPSRTIRVNAELLPEHLEEVVVVGGAPTIGVGANMAGVNVDVQFVPRSSIPQQSVALTPPPAWRPPTFDPGSPVAVAGGYNLTFTSQRLETLLTGKGERSIPLVSESWPVQVERQVFPALSQNAYLVATLQGPARTVLPGGDASLYVGTDPAGTATLGTIVPGDTFTLPMGIDRAVRSARNVRLVEAEKGFISKEEVGTYEVTLEVPNPYPFPLPVSVMDQLPLNTDGKVEVTLVRAVPAVQPEAATGKLQWNVTVPPSSKSLISFQYTLSRPKGWRLHQK is encoded by the coding sequence ATGTACATCTTCGGAATCGGGTTGATGGCAGCGAGCGTGCTGGGCGCGACGCTCGAAGCCCCCGTCACGTCGGTCACTGTCTACAGCGACCAGGCGCAAGTGGTCCGCTCCGGCAGCGTCACGGTCCACGGCTCGCAGCGGGTGGCCTTCCCCCGGCTGCCCCAGCGCACGGACATCGACTCCGTCCGCGTCGAAGCCGAGGGCGCGGAGGTGTCCCACGTCGACGTGCGCGCCGTGAAGGGCGAGGCCTTTTCCCAAGACGAGGCCCGGAAGCTCATCACACAAATGGAGGACCTCGACGTCGCGCTCGCGCGCCTCGACGCCGAGCGTGATGTCCATCAGGCCCAGATTGAAGCGCTCCGGAGGGTGCGTCCCAAGGTATCAGGTGACGGCGAGGCAGCCCGGGCCCAGGCACATCCTTCCGGATGGAGCACCGCCGCCTCCTTCCTCGTGGACACCCTGGCCCGACTCGACGCGCGGATACGCGCGCTGGAAGCCCAAGCCGAGACACTCCGGAAGCAACAGCAGCAGCACAAGGTGCGCGCCGCCGCGTTGGGCAAGACGTTTGGCGAGCAGGGTTTCGAGGTGGCCGCGACGCTCGCCGGGCAAGGCGCCACGAAGGTGAAGTTGACCTATCTCACCCGCGGCGCCCGCTGGCACCCCCGCTACGAGCTGCAACTCCAACCCGAGTCACAGCGGATGCAGATGGCCTTCTACGGCCGCGTCAGTCAGGAGACAGGGGAGGACTGGGAGGGCGCGCGGCTCACGCTCAGCACCGCCCTTCCCGCCAACGCCACCGCGATGCCGCGGCTCACGACATGGAAGCTGGGCATCCGGGAGCGCTTCATCCCCTCGCCGCCCCAGCACCGGGAGGCCCTCCGGCCCGCGCCAGCCGCGCCCGCCAGCAACCTCCGGGCGACGAGTTCCCCCGAGCAGGTCCTGCGCGCGCGGCTGCTCGTGATGGCGGGAGAGCGGCCCCAGACGCCACCGGAACCCGCGAAGGCGCGAGACGCGGAGGCGCAGCACGAAGGACGCCTGAGCACGCTCATGGGCAGCGTCCTCGACGCCCGGACCCGGCAGACGCTCCCCCACGTGGTCGTCACCGCGACCTCGTCCTCCCTCCAGGGAGAACAGGTGGTGGAGACCAACGCACGGGGTGAGTACCGCATCCCCGCACTCCCCTCGGGTCTCTACACCCTGCATTTCGAGCGCGAGGGGAGCAAGACGTACGCCCGCGACCAGATTTCACTCCGACCGTCCCGTACGATTCGCGTCAACGCGGAGCTGCTCCCCGAGCATCTGGAAGAAGTGGTGGTGGTGGGCGGCGCCCCCACCATCGGAGTCGGCGCCAATATGGCCGGCGTCAACGTGGACGTGCAGTTCGTCCCGCGAAGCTCCATCCCTCAGCAATCGGTGGCGTTGACACCCCCACCCGCGTGGCGGCCCCCCACGTTCGACCCGGGGTCCCCCGTCGCCGTCGCGGGGGGCTACAACCTCACCTTCACCTCGCAACGCCTGGAGACGCTCCTCACCGGCAAGGGCGAGCGCAGCATCCCCCTGGTCTCGGAGTCCTGGCCCGTGCAGGTGGAGCGACAGGTGTTCCCCGCGCTCTCGCAGAACGCGTATCTCGTGGCGACGCTCCAAGGGCCCGCACGGACTGTCCTTCCTGGCGGGGATGCGTCGCTCTACGTGGGGACCGACCCGGCCGGCACCGCGACGCTGGGGACCATCGTCCCCGGGGACACCTTCACCCTGCCGATGGGCATTGACCGCGCGGTGCGCAGCGCCCGCAACGTGCGGCTCGTCGAGGCGGAGAAGGGCTTCATCTCCAAGGAAGAGGTGGGCACCTACGAAGTCACCCTCGAGGTCCCCAATCCCTATCCGTTCCCCCTGCCCGTGAGCGTGATGGACCAGCTTCCGCTCAACACCGACGGCAAGGTGGAGGTGACGCTGGTCCGTGCCGTGCCCGCCGTCCAGCCCGAGGCGGCCACCGGCAAGCTCCAGTGGAACGTGACGGTGCCTCCGTCCAGCAAGTCCCTCATCTCCTTCCAGTACACCCTGAGCCGCCCCAAGGGCTGGCGCCTGCACCAGAAGTAA
- a CDS encoding metal-dependent hydrolase, which yields MNPIVHAELAWLAAQGLRERRDRILVTCAGLAPDLDGLTLLVSEDAYLRYHHVIFHGYVGALVTAAVCAALARQRLRVALLALGTFHLHLLCDLAGSGPGWPIFYFWPTSMHQWFWTGQWDLASWQNAVIGLAVTLLCLACALRYRRTFVEVFSARWDAEVTRTLRRRFLREQSMFKP from the coding sequence ATGAATCCCATCGTCCACGCCGAGCTGGCCTGGCTCGCGGCGCAGGGGCTGCGCGAGCGCAGGGACCGCATCCTCGTCACCTGCGCGGGGCTGGCGCCGGACCTGGATGGGCTCACGCTGCTCGTGAGCGAAGACGCCTACCTCCGCTATCACCACGTCATCTTCCATGGGTACGTGGGCGCCCTCGTCACGGCGGCGGTCTGCGCGGCGCTGGCGCGGCAGCGGCTCCGGGTGGCGCTGTTGGCGCTGGGCACCTTCCACCTGCACCTGCTCTGTGACCTCGCGGGCAGCGGACCCGGGTGGCCCATCTTCTACTTCTGGCCCACGAGCATGCATCAGTGGTTCTGGACGGGGCAGTGGGACCTTGCCTCCTGGCAGAACGCGGTCATCGGGCTGGCCGTGACGCTGCTGTGTCTGGCCTGCGCGCTGCGTTACCGCCGCACCTTCGTGGAGGTGTTCTCCGCCCGGTGGGACGCGGAGGTCACGCGCACACTGCGGCGCCGGTTCCTTCGTGAGCAATCCATGTTCAAACCATGA
- a CDS encoding mucoidy inhibitor MuiA family protein — protein MPALSLTLWALVASAKVSTVVVYPDRAQVTREQTVNCRGPTTARFDAVPLAAAADSLRARAIGATVEGLISEEHTREEFHREQRALLEARQDVLQREATVLDDAEARADDLKALATGYTDVAVDRVTRELTAAKPDTRAWAAAFDAAMAVRQRAMTEHQALSARQRAIEAQRSQVEADLEALQLDAERTERRVEVRLSCPEGTRARVELTYLVGQVSWTPSYEARASENAQTVELATLATVRQATGEDWAGAKLVLSTAQPQRDATLPTIQPLTVSAEERENHRRVLVRRDEQQQHAQAGGAARSSSSNGLEAIPQGLSVQLVVPTPVSIPGDDSAVRVQVAKTRLKAAFNWRTIPKLHPVVFRVARVNNAAPFPLLPGDVDLYRGAGFIGRQPLEHVAQGAPFELTFGVEEGLRVERRVVEELQRPEGLFKGTQRFRYAYQFTLNNLRAHPEEVELSEHYPVSELEDVKVALEPMTTGGYALQADDGIATWKLKLAPGEKRTVDFAFHVDTPSSYETKGL, from the coding sequence ATGCCTGCCCTGTCCCTGACGCTGTGGGCGCTCGTCGCGTCCGCCAAGGTGTCCACCGTCGTGGTGTACCCGGACCGCGCGCAAGTCACGCGCGAGCAGACCGTGAACTGCCGAGGCCCCACCACCGCCCGCTTCGACGCCGTCCCCCTGGCCGCCGCGGCCGACAGCCTGCGGGCCCGCGCCATCGGCGCCACCGTGGAGGGCCTCATCAGCGAGGAGCACACGCGGGAGGAATTCCATCGCGAGCAGCGCGCGCTCCTGGAGGCCCGCCAGGACGTCCTCCAGCGGGAAGCGACCGTCCTCGACGACGCGGAGGCCCGCGCGGATGACCTGAAGGCACTCGCCACGGGCTACACGGACGTCGCCGTGGACCGCGTCACCCGGGAGCTGACCGCGGCGAAGCCCGACACGCGCGCCTGGGCCGCAGCCTTCGACGCGGCGATGGCCGTGCGGCAGCGCGCGATGACCGAGCACCAGGCGCTGAGCGCCAGACAGCGCGCGATCGAAGCGCAGCGCTCCCAGGTGGAGGCCGACCTGGAGGCCCTCCAGCTCGACGCCGAGCGCACGGAGCGCCGCGTGGAGGTGCGCCTGTCCTGCCCCGAGGGCACCCGGGCTCGCGTGGAGTTGACCTATCTGGTGGGACAGGTCTCCTGGACGCCGTCCTACGAGGCCCGCGCGTCGGAGAACGCCCAGACGGTGGAGCTGGCGACGCTGGCCACGGTGCGACAGGCCACCGGCGAGGATTGGGCGGGGGCGAAGCTGGTGCTCTCCACGGCGCAGCCGCAGCGCGACGCGACGCTTCCCACCATCCAGCCGCTGACCGTGTCCGCGGAGGAGCGGGAAAATCATCGCCGGGTGCTCGTGCGCCGCGACGAGCAGCAACAGCACGCCCAGGCCGGTGGCGCCGCCCGCTCCTCGAGCTCGAACGGACTCGAAGCCATCCCGCAGGGCCTGTCCGTGCAGCTCGTGGTCCCCACGCCCGTGAGCATCCCCGGTGATGACAGCGCCGTGCGCGTGCAGGTGGCGAAGACCCGCCTCAAGGCCGCGTTCAACTGGCGCACCATCCCCAAGCTGCACCCCGTGGTGTTTCGCGTGGCCCGCGTGAACAACGCCGCGCCCTTCCCGCTGCTCCCCGGCGACGTGGACCTCTACCGGGGCGCGGGCTTCATCGGGCGTCAGCCGCTGGAGCACGTGGCGCAGGGCGCCCCCTTCGAGCTGACCTTCGGCGTGGAAGAGGGCCTGCGCGTGGAGCGCCGCGTGGTGGAGGAGCTTCAGCGTCCCGAAGGCCTGTTCAAGGGCACGCAGCGCTTCCGCTATGCCTACCAGTTCACACTGAACAACCTCCGCGCGCATCCGGAGGAGGTGGAGCTCTCCGAGCACTACCCCGTGTCCGAATTGGAGGACGTGAAGGTGGCGCTGGAGCCCATGACGACCGGCGGCTACGCGCTCCAGGCCGACGACGGCATCGCGACCTGGAAGCTGAAGCTGGCCCCAGGCGAGAAGCGCACCGTGGACTTCGCCTTCCACGTCGACACGCCCTCCAGCTACGAAACGAAGGGGCTGTAG
- a CDS encoding sensor histidine kinase: protein MRLARKFTLALVLLAIAVMAGLQYFQVRRELERSAMDMQHDHRLPGHTLAGSIGKAWQLAGEREALTLLQQANRFQEQVHLRWVWLDGGPGTPDLTGFPPRLRTSLLQGNDGSMVDPAVDPGLLHSYTPVLIGNRLGAIEITESLGAQRQYVNTVVLGTFAATAAMALGFIVAAMAMGRRLVGEPVEQLVSLAHRIGQGDLTARVSLPQRRGDELTTLAGAMNQMGEQLEETRSRLATEVAARLSAVDHLRHADRLTTVGKLASGVAHELGTPLNVVMGRAKMISSGEAEGEEVGECAQIISQQAQHMTAIIRQLLDFARRRKPHRAPEDVQDLVERSLSLLRSMAARNSVTLETDIPTGLMVQVDAGQVQQVLTNLVMNGVQAMKQPGTVRVRAEHARSTPPPDVGGPEGDYVRVDVEDQGQGIPEDVLPHVFEPFFTTKDVGEGTGLGLSVSYGLMQEHGGWIAVRSEPGRGSCFSIYLPRGEDTCQAAS from the coding sequence GTGAGACTCGCCCGCAAGTTCACCCTCGCCCTCGTCCTGCTCGCCATCGCCGTCATGGCGGGCCTGCAGTACTTCCAGGTCCGCCGTGAGCTCGAGCGCTCCGCCATGGACATGCAGCACGACCACCGGCTGCCCGGTCACACGCTCGCCGGCTCCATTGGCAAGGCGTGGCAGCTCGCGGGGGAGCGCGAGGCGCTGACGCTCCTTCAACAGGCCAACCGCTTCCAGGAGCAGGTCCACCTGCGTTGGGTGTGGCTGGACGGAGGCCCCGGCACCCCGGACCTCACGGGCTTCCCGCCCCGGCTGCGCACGTCGCTGCTCCAGGGCAATGACGGCTCCATGGTGGACCCCGCCGTGGACCCGGGCCTGCTGCACTCGTACACGCCGGTGCTCATCGGCAACCGCCTGGGCGCCATCGAAATCACCGAGTCCCTGGGCGCGCAGCGGCAGTACGTCAACACCGTCGTCCTCGGCACCTTCGCCGCCACCGCCGCCATGGCGTTGGGCTTCATCGTGGCCGCCATGGCCATGGGCCGCAGGTTGGTGGGCGAGCCCGTGGAGCAGCTCGTGTCGCTGGCGCACCGCATTGGCCAGGGTGACCTCACCGCCCGCGTGTCGCTGCCGCAGCGCCGGGGCGACGAGCTCACCACCCTGGCCGGCGCCATGAACCAGATGGGCGAGCAGTTGGAGGAGACGCGCTCGCGACTGGCCACGGAGGTGGCCGCGCGCCTGTCCGCCGTGGACCACCTGCGGCACGCCGACCGGCTCACCACCGTGGGCAAGCTGGCCTCCGGCGTGGCGCACGAACTGGGCACCCCGCTCAACGTCGTCATGGGCCGGGCGAAGATGATTTCCTCCGGCGAAGCGGAGGGCGAGGAGGTGGGCGAGTGCGCTCAAATCATCTCGCAGCAGGCCCAGCACATGACGGCCATCATCCGGCAGCTCCTCGACTTCGCCCGGCGGCGCAAGCCCCACCGCGCGCCCGAGGACGTGCAGGACCTGGTGGAGCGCTCCCTGTCCCTGCTGCGCTCCATGGCCGCGCGCAACAGCGTCACGCTGGAGACGGACATCCCCACCGGCCTCATGGTGCAGGTGGACGCGGGCCAGGTGCAGCAGGTGCTCACCAACCTGGTGATGAATGGCGTGCAGGCCATGAAGCAGCCGGGCACCGTGCGGGTGCGCGCCGAGCATGCCCGGAGCACCCCGCCCCCGGACGTGGGCGGTCCGGAGGGGGACTACGTGCGCGTGGACGTGGAGGACCAGGGCCAGGGCATCCCCGAGGACGTGCTGCCCCACGTCTTCGAGCCCTTCTTCACCACCAAGGACGTGGGCGAGGGCACCGGACTGGGCCTGTCTGTCTCCTACGGGCTCATGCAGGAACATGGCGGCTGGATTGCCGTGCGAAGCGAGCCCGGACGCGGTAGCTGCTTCTCCATCTACCTGCCGAGGGGTGAGGACACA